A region from the Oceanidesulfovibrio marinus genome encodes:
- a CDS encoding TRAP transporter small permease, which yields MLVVRIILRFSDAVNTVAEWALGLLGFSMAAVIGMQVFFRYALNDSLFWSEELGRLILVWLTFLGASVAYKRGAHIGVDALFNALPSAGKRLASIGATCAGLFLFTILAWKGFEFLDFIKFQQTTSLGVTKQVPFVMVPVGGALMLIHGIAFLVRDIFDWQEPDMSCPAPQVENDTDGQGATS from the coding sequence ATGTTGGTTGTCCGCATCATCCTTCGCTTTAGCGACGCAGTAAACACCGTGGCCGAATGGGCGCTGGGCCTGCTCGGCTTCTCCATGGCCGCGGTCATCGGCATGCAGGTCTTCTTCCGCTACGCATTGAACGACTCCCTGTTCTGGAGCGAGGAGCTGGGCCGGCTGATCCTGGTCTGGCTGACCTTCCTGGGCGCAAGCGTGGCCTACAAACGCGGCGCGCACATCGGCGTGGACGCGCTGTTCAACGCGCTGCCTTCCGCCGGCAAGCGGCTGGCCAGCATCGGTGCGACCTGCGCCGGGCTGTTCCTCTTCACCATCCTGGCCTGGAAGGGGTTCGAGTTCCTCGACTTCATCAAGTTCCAGCAGACCACCTCCCTGGGCGTGACCAAGCAGGTGCCCTTTGTGATGGTGCCGGTGGGCGGCGCGCTCATGCTGATCCACGGCATCGCCTTCCTGGTTCGTGACATCTTCGACTGGCAGGAGCCCGATATGTCCTGCCCGGCCCCCCAGGTAGAGAATGACACGGACGGGCAGGGGGCGACTTCATGA
- a CDS encoding TRAP transporter large permease yields MTAILFFLLALLFLLNTPIAVAIGASTAAAFLIKGDANMMLVAQRMYGGADSFPLMAVPLFMTAGVLMETGGISRRLVAFAESLVGWLPGGLAAVSIVSAMFFAGISGSAAADTAAVGAILIPAMVKNGYSRRYSGAVQAAAGSIGVIIPPSIPMIIFGVLTGASIGKLFAAGILPGLLMGVTLIIVALYIAKRQGFTNRTPFAWATVWRTGKGAFLALGAPLLILGGILGGIFTATESAAVAVIYAMVVGLGVYRELKLKALPQLFINAAITASVIMFIITQATVFSWFLTIEQIPQAIAGTVLGLTDNPLLLLLLVNCVLLVAGTFLETTAALILLVPVITPMLPSLGIDIVQLGAIVVTNLAIGMLTPPMGVCLIVSCGLSESSLTRISRSVLPFLAALLIDLLLITFWSPLTMWIPSMVN; encoded by the coding sequence ATGACCGCCATCCTCTTCTTCCTGCTGGCGCTGCTCTTCCTGCTGAATACGCCCATTGCCGTGGCCATCGGCGCGTCCACGGCTGCGGCATTCCTCATCAAGGGCGACGCGAACATGATGCTGGTGGCCCAGCGCATGTACGGCGGGGCCGACTCTTTCCCGCTCATGGCCGTGCCCCTGTTCATGACCGCCGGCGTGCTCATGGAGACCGGCGGCATCTCGCGCAGACTGGTGGCCTTTGCCGAAAGCCTGGTGGGCTGGCTGCCGGGCGGTCTGGCCGCGGTGTCCATCGTCTCGGCCATGTTCTTTGCCGGCATCTCCGGCTCTGCCGCCGCGGACACGGCCGCCGTGGGCGCGATCCTGATCCCGGCCATGGTCAAGAACGGCTACAGCCGGCGCTACTCCGGCGCGGTGCAGGCCGCTGCCGGCTCCATCGGCGTGATCATCCCGCCGTCCATACCCATGATCATCTTCGGCGTGCTCACGGGCGCGTCCATCGGCAAGCTCTTTGCGGCCGGCATCCTGCCCGGCCTGCTCATGGGCGTCACGCTGATCATCGTGGCGCTGTACATCGCCAAGCGCCAGGGCTTCACCAACCGCACGCCGTTCGCCTGGGCCACGGTATGGCGCACAGGCAAGGGCGCGTTCCTCGCCCTGGGCGCGCCGCTGCTCATCCTGGGCGGCATCCTGGGCGGCATCTTCACGGCAACGGAGTCCGCTGCCGTGGCTGTGATCTACGCCATGGTGGTGGGTCTGGGCGTGTACCGCGAGCTGAAGCTGAAGGCGCTGCCACAGCTGTTCATCAACGCCGCGATCACGGCCAGCGTGATCATGTTCATCATCACCCAGGCCACGGTGTTTTCGTGGTTCCTGACTATCGAGCAGATTCCCCAGGCCATTGCCGGCACGGTGCTGGGCCTGACGGACAACCCGCTGCTGCTGCTCCTGCTGGTCAACTGCGTGCTGCTGGTGGCCGGCACCTTCCTGGAAACCACGGCCGCGCTTATCCTGCTGGTGCCTGTGATAACGCCCATGCTGCCCTCCCTGGGCATCGACATTGTCCAGCTCGGCGCCATAGTGGTGACCAACCTGGCCATCGGCATGCTCACCCCGCCCATGGGCGTGTGCCTCATCGTGAGCTGCGGCTTGTCTGAAAGCTCGCTGACCCGAATCAGCCGGAGCGTGCTGCCGTTCCTGGCCGCGCTGCTCATCGACCTCCTGCTCATCACCTTCTGGTCGCCGCTGACCATGTGGATTCCCTCCATGGTCAACTGA
- a CDS encoding PAS domain-containing sensor histidine kinase has translation MQTNPHSRLKAFCVLALVVGLTAVHYTFGGHNMDVHLFHRELFFIPILLGAFWFGMSGGIATAVASVLLYIPRLIFMQGHLTWTTLGFQAVVFLMVGALLGWLSDRAKRQRQAALDAERQAVVGRAATAVAGEMAEILGALRRMTAEKPENLGLDPDYQAELDRLQNMVEALSNYAPTPKKRLSTDINTVIKEQVARFQETAEQASVRLVTSLDSKGCPIHVNDEQLGDVIAALIRNAIEASPNGATVEVSSLRSGACCELSVKDQGPGIKPEHQARVFTPFFTTKPGGSGLALAAGRKVVSTMGGELTLQSTPGEGARFIITIPRENPET, from the coding sequence ATGCAGACCAACCCGCATAGCCGGCTCAAGGCTTTTTGTGTGCTCGCCCTTGTGGTGGGGCTCACCGCCGTCCACTACACCTTTGGCGGCCACAACATGGACGTCCATCTCTTCCACAGGGAGCTCTTCTTCATCCCCATACTCCTGGGCGCATTCTGGTTCGGCATGTCCGGCGGCATTGCCACGGCCGTGGCCAGTGTCCTTCTCTACATCCCCCGCCTGATATTTATGCAGGGCCACCTGACATGGACGACCCTCGGGTTCCAGGCCGTGGTCTTCCTGATGGTCGGCGCGTTGCTGGGTTGGCTGTCGGATCGTGCAAAGCGGCAGCGCCAGGCCGCGCTGGATGCGGAACGCCAGGCCGTGGTGGGTCGGGCAGCCACGGCTGTGGCCGGAGAGATGGCGGAGATTCTGGGTGCGTTACGGCGCATGACTGCGGAGAAGCCGGAGAACCTGGGTCTGGACCCGGACTATCAGGCCGAGCTGGACCGGTTGCAGAACATGGTGGAAGCGCTGTCGAACTACGCCCCAACCCCGAAGAAACGGCTCAGCACAGACATCAACACGGTCATCAAGGAACAGGTGGCGCGTTTTCAGGAGACCGCGGAGCAGGCTTCGGTTCGTCTCGTAACGTCTCTGGACTCCAAGGGCTGCCCCATCCATGTGAATGACGAGCAGCTCGGCGACGTCATCGCGGCGCTCATTCGCAACGCCATCGAGGCATCCCCAAACGGCGCGACCGTGGAGGTCTCCTCGCTGCGGTCCGGCGCGTGCTGCGAGCTGTCCGTGAAGGACCAGGGCCCGGGCATCAAGCCGGAGCACCAGGCCAGGGTCTTCACGCCGTTCTTCACCACCAAGCCGGGCGGCAGCGGGCTGGCTCTGGCTGCCGGACGCAAGGTGGTGTCCACCATGGGGGGTGAGCTGACCCTGCAAAGCACGCCGGGCGAGGGCGCCCGGTTCATCATCACCATCCCGCGGGAGAACCCGGAGACGTAG
- a CDS encoding Spy/CpxP family protein refolding chaperone, with product MKKLTPTLFIILALMLVPAVTGTAIAQKNQAAQQSQGAGGKGMMKNMPPSGMMGIVDQATGQQAASQPGQAGGQGMMGSGGMGPDMMHMMDKGMMPMMMSHMQGGKGGMGRMMGRMGGPACGIKGLPGMVRMLDNLNLTDEQWDKVRTLAKQQLDTMADLWAQRMKVRIDLAGLRWDKDVDPKQVKELFQKKAEAQAEMFLAGMDYIKGVKAILTPEQLKQFEAE from the coding sequence ATGAAAAAACTCACACCAACGCTGTTCATCATACTTGCGCTGATGCTCGTTCCGGCCGTGACCGGCACAGCCATTGCCCAAAAGAACCAGGCCGCACAGCAGAGCCAGGGCGCGGGCGGCAAGGGCATGATGAAAAACATGCCGCCGTCCGGGATGATGGGCATCGTGGATCAGGCCACAGGACAGCAGGCCGCTTCACAACCGGGCCAGGCCGGTGGTCAGGGAATGATGGGCTCCGGCGGCATGGGGCCCGACATGATGCACATGATGGACAAGGGCATGATGCCCATGATGATGTCCCACATGCAGGGCGGCAAAGGCGGCATGGGCCGCATGATGGGCAGAATGGGCGGCCCGGCATGCGGCATCAAGGGCCTGCCCGGCATGGTTCGGATGCTGGACAACCTCAACCTGACGGACGAGCAGTGGGACAAGGTCCGCACCCTGGCAAAGCAGCAGCTGGACACAATGGCCGACCTCTGGGCCCAGCGCATGAAGGTCCGCATCGATCTGGCCGGCCTGCGCTGGGACAAGGACGTGGACCCCAAGCAGGTGAAGGAGCTGTTCCAGAAAAAGGCCGAAGCCCAGGCCGAAATGTTCCTGGCCGGCATGGACTACATCAAGGGCGTGAAGGCCATCCTCACCCCGGAGCAACTCAAGCAGTTCGAGGCGGAATAA
- a CDS encoding AAA family ATPase, which yields MPNPFRKEALEPGAVLCNRVEELRRLKDAAESGENVLLHSPRRYGKTSLCRRLQYDLQDDGYACVSTDFFGVDSVEEIARRLARSVAMAIHSRQSLWDKGRRWLSAWKSFRIILSPKSDGSFDISVEKVRLSIDPRTLLDDMLQDLAEFVRGGHFPCHVVFDEFQEITRLREAAVVEGLIRGAIQGLPCSFIFAGSRRGILKAMFQDKTRPFFQSATPMQLPSLPTAEAVAYLTDQFGRGGREISPEAAELLIQKASNHPYYIQHIASDAYAVSESTVGVDEVDKAYALTVQACVPLFEATLTGLTPQQIGVLRAVARHQPDEILGRQFSQSIGLQPSSITYAKNKLVEEDLVEQRDGRWRVVDPVFEDWLQRDGG from the coding sequence ATGCCCAATCCATTTCGCAAAGAAGCTTTGGAGCCCGGCGCCGTGCTCTGCAACCGGGTGGAGGAGCTGCGCCGCCTGAAAGATGCGGCCGAGTCCGGCGAGAACGTGCTGCTCCATTCGCCCCGCCGCTACGGCAAGACATCGCTCTGCAGAAGGCTGCAGTACGACCTGCAGGATGATGGATACGCCTGCGTGTCCACGGACTTTTTCGGCGTGGACAGCGTGGAGGAGATCGCCCGCCGCCTGGCGCGGTCCGTGGCCATGGCCATCCACAGCCGCCAGTCACTGTGGGACAAGGGCCGGCGCTGGCTCTCGGCCTGGAAGAGCTTCCGGATCATCCTCAGCCCCAAGAGCGACGGCTCGTTCGACATCAGCGTGGAGAAGGTGCGGCTCTCCATCGATCCGCGCACGCTGCTGGACGACATGCTCCAGGACCTGGCCGAGTTCGTGCGCGGCGGCCACTTCCCGTGCCACGTGGTCTTCGACGAGTTCCAGGAGATCACCCGGCTCAGGGAGGCGGCCGTGGTGGAAGGGCTCATACGCGGCGCCATCCAGGGGCTGCCGTGCTCCTTCATCTTTGCGGGCAGCCGCCGTGGCATCCTCAAGGCCATGTTCCAGGACAAGACCCGGCCGTTCTTCCAGTCCGCCACGCCCATGCAGCTTCCGTCACTGCCCACGGCCGAGGCCGTTGCCTACCTCACGGACCAGTTCGGCCGCGGTGGTCGCGAAATATCGCCGGAAGCGGCAGAGCTGCTCATCCAGAAGGCCAGCAACCATCCCTATTATATTCAGCACATCGCCAGCGACGCCTATGCCGTGAGCGAGAGCACCGTGGGCGTGGACGAGGTGGACAAAGCCTATGCGCTGACCGTGCAGGCCTGTGTGCCGCTGTTCGAGGCCACGCTCACGGGCCTGACGCCGCAGCAGATAGGCGTGCTGCGGGCCGTGGCCCGGCACCAGCCGGACGAGATTCTGGGCCGGCAGTTCTCCCAGAGCATCGGCCTGCAACCGTCCAGCATCACCTATGCGAAGAACAAGCTTGTGGAGGAAGACCTTGTCGAGCAGCGCGATGGCCGCTGGCGGGTCGTGGACCCCGTATTCGAGGACTGGCTGCAACGGGACGGTGGGTGA
- a CDS encoding DMT family transporter → MSQLSTQGHRVDNIPMAVSIIVLTVLALSLGDALIKLTSGDFVIWQIFVIRSLIAIPVLLLVLAFAAPGSLRVPDEPGWVILRSLMLVAMWVCYYLSLPKLTLSAAAAAYYTLPIFITLFSALFLGDRISRKGWIAVFAGFLGVVLILRPKAGDFNAYAILPLASAMLYAGAMILTRSKCRAQHPLVLSLALNVAFVVTGALAASLILLLPDSLRQGFLFAPWAAMGGPEWLSMGLLAGAILIGSIGAAIAYQNGPPAMIGAFDFAYVGFAVVWGVILFAEIPDMVSALGMLLIVGAGILSLRQ, encoded by the coding sequence ATGTCGCAACTGAGTACGCAAGGCCACCGCGTCGACAATATTCCTATGGCGGTCAGCATCATCGTCCTGACCGTGTTGGCGCTGTCTTTGGGAGACGCGCTGATCAAGTTGACCAGTGGCGACTTCGTCATCTGGCAGATATTCGTGATCCGTTCCCTGATCGCGATCCCGGTCCTGCTGCTTGTTCTTGCGTTCGCGGCGCCCGGCAGTCTGCGCGTGCCGGACGAACCCGGGTGGGTCATTCTGCGCAGCCTGATGCTGGTGGCAATGTGGGTCTGCTACTACCTCTCATTGCCAAAGCTGACGCTTTCGGCCGCTGCAGCCGCCTACTACACGCTGCCCATCTTCATTACCCTGTTCTCGGCCCTGTTCCTCGGCGACAGGATCTCACGGAAGGGCTGGATTGCGGTCTTCGCAGGCTTCCTGGGCGTGGTGCTGATCCTGCGGCCCAAGGCGGGCGATTTCAACGCCTATGCGATCCTGCCGCTCGCCTCGGCCATGCTCTACGCCGGGGCCATGATCCTGACGCGCAGCAAGTGCCGCGCCCAGCATCCGCTGGTCCTGTCGCTGGCGCTGAACGTGGCCTTCGTGGTCACCGGAGCTTTGGCTGCAAGCCTGATCCTGCTGCTGCCCGATTCCTTGCGGCAGGGCTTTTTGTTCGCGCCTTGGGCCGCCATGGGTGGGCCCGAATGGCTTTCGATGGGACTGCTGGCGGGGGCGATACTGATCGGCAGCATCGGCGCCGCTATCGCCTATCAGAACGGCCCGCCGGCCATGATCGGCGCCTTTGACTTTGCCTATGTCGGCTTTGCCGTTGTCTGGGGAGTGATCTTGTTCGCCGAGATACCGGACATGGTCTCGGCCCTTGGCATGTTGCTGATCGTGGGGGCGGGAATCCTGTCCTTGCGGCAATGA
- a CDS encoding DMT family transporter: MPGALLTALFFGITPVCANRAIRILGVVRANLWRLVVAASILGLWTLLFGRSLHSQAMWFIIAGAVGFGLGGMCMFLALPRLGAPLAALLVESIAAVNAAVMAWAWYQDAIPFQGLISAFIVLTGVGLGLLPYILRTEKRHDVLSGTAWIVLAGLGQAVSITISRKALLSLKLAGEIPNLPTAAFMRLLGGMAIALLLWLLLKGTDEPEEAATHSSPQRTEQAWLWVGLNALFGPILGVTCLIWALQTMQPGLVQTIAATAPLVSVPFARWLEGHTPPPLYYLGCIVALAGLSGIYFSG, encoded by the coding sequence ATGCCCGGCGCCCTGCTCACCGCCCTGTTCTTCGGCATCACACCGGTCTGCGCCAACCGCGCCATCCGTATACTCGGCGTCGTCAGGGCCAACCTCTGGCGATTGGTTGTCGCCGCCAGCATCTTGGGCTTGTGGACACTCCTTTTCGGTCGAAGTCTGCACAGCCAGGCAATGTGGTTCATCATAGCGGGCGCCGTCGGTTTCGGCCTCGGCGGCATGTGCATGTTCCTGGCCCTGCCCCGGCTGGGCGCGCCGCTGGCCGCACTCCTGGTGGAGAGTATCGCCGCCGTGAACGCAGCTGTCATGGCCTGGGCCTGGTACCAGGACGCCATTCCGTTTCAGGGACTTATATCGGCTTTCATCGTCCTGACAGGCGTCGGCCTGGGCCTTCTCCCCTACATCCTGAGAACCGAAAAGCGCCACGACGTGTTGTCCGGCACGGCCTGGATTGTCCTGGCCGGGCTGGGCCAAGCTGTGAGCATCACGATCAGCCGCAAGGCTCTGCTTTCACTGAAGCTGGCCGGAGAAATCCCCAACCTGCCCACAGCGGCGTTCATGCGCCTGCTCGGCGGCATGGCTATCGCATTGCTGCTGTGGCTTCTGCTCAAAGGAACTGATGAACCGGAGGAGGCGGCCACGCACAGCTCTCCGCAACGGACGGAACAGGCCTGGCTGTGGGTCGGGCTCAACGCCCTGTTCGGTCCCATCCTCGGCGTGACCTGTCTGATCTGGGCCTTGCAAACCATGCAGCCCGGCCTAGTGCAGACCATAGCGGCCACCGCGCCACTGGTCAGCGTCCCCTTCGCTCGCTGGCTGGAAGGCCATACACCGCCGCCATTGTATTATCTTGGCTGCATCGTGGCGCTTGCAGGGCTTAGTGGAATCTATTTCTCAGGGTAG
- the hydF gene encoding [FeFe] hydrogenase H-cluster maturation GTPase HydF — translation MAEKAPRGVRLVITLVGRRNAGKSSCINALAGQDIAIVSDAPGTTTDPVAKHYELLPLGPVTFYDTPGLDDVGKLGELRIRAARKVLTRADMALLVVGEHGVDDPERAVLEELRELGVPCLAVLNKSDTQPPREADLAFFRERSIPYHIASAATGQGMNALKRGIIDAIPPELRQEPPLVGDLISEGQWTICVTPIDLAAPKGRLILPQVQVLRDILDADGLGVVVKERELEEALANLKRPPALVVTDSQAVLKVDGDVPEPIPLTTFSILFARYKGDLPALVHGANAIDSLRQGDRVLMSEACSHHPVADDIGRVKIPRWITQYTGLDLDFQMAAGNDFPDDLEQYALVVHCGGCMLNRAAMLRRIRECQRRGVPVTNYGVAISKVQGVLERVVRPFGIRLSEQSPAAAALALD, via the coding sequence ATGGCTGAGAAGGCTCCCCGCGGCGTGCGTCTGGTCATCACCCTGGTGGGCCGGCGCAACGCAGGCAAATCCTCGTGCATCAACGCCCTGGCCGGGCAGGACATCGCCATTGTCTCGGATGCGCCGGGCACCACCACCGACCCCGTGGCCAAGCATTACGAGCTCTTGCCGCTGGGCCCGGTGACCTTTTACGACACTCCCGGTCTGGACGACGTGGGCAAGCTGGGCGAGCTGCGCATCCGCGCCGCCAGAAAAGTGCTCACCCGGGCGGACATGGCCTTGCTGGTGGTGGGCGAGCACGGTGTGGACGATCCGGAACGCGCCGTGCTGGAGGAGCTTCGCGAGCTCGGCGTGCCGTGCCTGGCCGTGCTGAACAAGAGCGACACCCAGCCGCCGCGCGAAGCCGATCTCGCCTTCTTCAGGGAGCGCAGCATCCCATACCATATTGCCTCGGCCGCCACGGGCCAGGGCATGAACGCGCTCAAGCGCGGCATTATCGACGCCATTCCGCCGGAGCTGCGGCAGGAGCCGCCCCTGGTGGGCGATCTGATCAGCGAGGGCCAATGGACCATCTGCGTCACGCCCATCGACCTGGCCGCGCCCAAGGGCAGGCTGATTCTGCCCCAGGTCCAGGTTCTGCGCGACATCCTGGACGCCGACGGGCTGGGCGTGGTGGTCAAGGAGCGTGAGCTGGAGGAGGCGCTGGCCAACCTCAAGCGGCCGCCCGCCCTGGTGGTTACGGACTCCCAGGCAGTGCTCAAAGTGGACGGCGACGTACCCGAGCCCATACCGCTGACCACGTTCTCCATTCTCTTTGCCCGCTACAAGGGCGACCTGCCGGCGCTGGTGCACGGGGCCAATGCCATAGACTCTCTGCGTCAAGGCGACCGCGTGCTCATGTCCGAGGCCTGCTCGCACCACCCGGTGGCCGACGATATTGGCCGGGTCAAGATCCCCCGCTGGATCACCCAGTACACGGGCCTGGACCTGGACTTCCAGATGGCGGCCGGCAACGACTTTCCCGACGATCTGGAGCAGTACGCCCTGGTGGTGCACTGCGGCGGATGCATGCTCAACCGCGCGGCCATGCTGCGCCGCATCCGCGAGTGCCAACGACGTGGCGTGCCCGTAACCAACTACGGCGTGGCCATTTCCAAGGTCCAGGGCGTGCTTGAGCGTGTGGTTCGTCCGTTCGGCATCCGGCTGTCTGAGCAGAGCCCGGCTGCGGCCGCTCTGGCTCTGGACTGA
- the hydE gene encoding [FeFe] hydrogenase H-cluster radical SAM maturase HydE, with protein MTINGSHLNHTEIMELLQGADDPGLFTSARETRERIFGSDVYLRGIVEFSNHCRRRCTYCGLRAENNRPQRYRLTPQEIVGAASQAPVLGLGTVVLQSGEDTHYDKQTIGAIIRDIKERLGLAVTLSLGERTRDELAFWRDCGADRYLLKFETSNPVLHQDVRPGGTLCTRLGCLQTLQELGYEAGSGIIVGLPGQTVQDLACDLRLLRELDLDMLSAGPFLPHPDTPLGGSEPGSIALTLRFMALMRLIAPLGNIPASSALEVALPEGRGMGLEAGANVIMPTITPGRVRAGYTIYPGKNAANDDVRELVISVKKTIATAGLTPSTDHGPSPRTFQYQEATYHG; from the coding sequence GAGCTTCTCCAAGGCGCGGACGATCCCGGTCTGTTCACTTCCGCGCGCGAGACACGGGAGCGCATATTCGGTTCGGACGTCTATCTGCGCGGCATAGTGGAGTTCTCCAACCACTGCAGGCGGCGCTGCACATACTGCGGTCTACGAGCGGAAAACAACAGGCCACAGCGCTACCGGCTGACGCCGCAGGAGATCGTGGGCGCCGCATCCCAGGCGCCCGTTCTGGGCCTGGGCACCGTTGTTCTGCAGTCCGGCGAGGACACGCACTACGACAAGCAGACCATCGGCGCCATTATCCGCGACATCAAGGAGCGGCTGGGCTTGGCCGTGACCCTCTCCCTGGGCGAGCGGACGCGCGACGAGCTTGCCTTCTGGCGCGACTGTGGCGCGGACCGCTATCTGCTCAAGTTCGAGACCTCCAACCCCGTGCTGCACCAGGATGTCCGGCCAGGCGGCACCCTGTGCACCCGGCTGGGCTGTCTGCAAACACTGCAGGAGCTTGGATACGAGGCGGGTTCCGGCATCATCGTGGGGTTGCCCGGCCAGACCGTACAGGACCTGGCCTGCGACCTGCGGCTGCTCCGGGAGCTCGATCTGGACATGCTCTCGGCCGGACCGTTCCTGCCGCACCCGGACACGCCCTTGGGCGGTTCCGAACCTGGAAGCATTGCCCTGACCCTGCGGTTCATGGCGCTCATGCGGCTCATCGCCCCACTTGGCAACATCCCGGCGTCCAGCGCCCTGGAGGTCGCCCTGCCCGAGGGCCGGGGCATGGGGCTGGAGGCCGGAGCCAACGTCATCATGCCCACCATCACGCCGGGCCGGGTGCGCGCCGGTTACACCATTTACCCCGGCAAAAACGCCGCGAACGACGACGTGCGCGAGCTGGTGATCTCCGTCAAGAAGACGATCGCGACTGCGGGGCTGACGCCATCTACAGACCATGGGCCGTCGCCGCGCACGTTCCAGTACCAGGAGGCGACATACCATGGCTGA